One part of the Xiphophorus maculatus strain JP 163 A chromosome 1, X_maculatus-5.0-male, whole genome shotgun sequence genome encodes these proteins:
- the sema3b gene encoding semaphorin-3B isoform X2 translates to MMTMMMMMMVTYSSLLVLGMAAAYSSSSSVTRASSSSSSSSSSSSAPTSSSSPRMKLSYKELQQYHGVRRFELERSCCFSAMLLDEERGRLFVGAKNFLLSLSLDNIAKQEHKIYWPAPVDWREECNWAGKDITSDCVNYVKIVHHYNRTHLYACGTGAFHPTCAFVEVGHRMEDHVFRIDPSKVEDGKGKSPYDPRHNAASVLIGDELYAGVATDLMGRDFTIFRSLGKRPSIRTEQHDSRWLNEPKFVGSFWVPESENPDDDKIFFFFRETAVEAQGLGKATYSRIGQLCRNDMGGQRSLVNKWTTFLKTRLICSVPGADGSDTYFDELRDVFLLQTRDKKNPLVYTVFSTSSSVFKGSAVCLYSMNDIRRAFLGPFAHKEGPNYQWVPFQGKVPYPRPGMCPSKTFGSFESTKGFPDDVIQFARHHPLMYNPVYPMNRRPVFVRTNVEYSFTQIAVDRVNAADGQYDVMFIGTDKGTVLKVISVPKESWNNMEELLLEELEVFKDASSVINMQISSKRQQLYVGSDTGIAQVPLHRCSVYGKACAECCLARDPYCAWDGTSCTRYLPNTKRRFRRQDVRNGDPNTLCSGDHHKHRVAEKKLYGVEGSSTFLECIPKSLQARVTWTYQKQPQNPREEVHLDERILQTDRGLLIRRVLKRDVGVYQCHAMEHGFTQTLLGITLDVVPSTSSSISNLPSDSPVRLDPRSGSGPSLTNQKLWYRDFMQLVDHPNLSTVDQICEQVWARKHAGADQVSKSFESPRKEIVPLGPAVRPANKKWKHLQEIRKGRNRRTHDGKLSSRAPRSAQE, encoded by the exons ATGATGaccatgatgatgatgatgatggtcaCCTACAGCTCCCTTTTGGTGCTCGGGATGGCTGCTGCTTACTCTTCTTCCAGCTCAGTAACCCGTgcttcatcttcatcctcctcctcatcttcctcatcctccgctcccacctcctcctcctcaccacgCATGAAACTTTCATACAAAG aattgcAACAGTACCACGGCGTGCGGCGATTTGAGCTGGAGCGTTCCTGCTGTTTCAGCGCCATGCTGCTGGACGAAGAGAGGGGCAGACTGTTTGTAGGGGCCAAAAACTTCTTGCTGTCACTCTCACTGGACAACATTGCCAAACAAGAACATAAG ATCTATTGGCCAGCTCCTGTTGACTGGAGAGAGGAGTGTAATTGGGCTGGCAAGGACATTACT TCTGACTGTGTGAACTATGTGAAGATTGTGCACCACTACAACCGAACCCATCTGTACGCCTGTGGCACCGGAGCTTTCCACCCTACCTGTGCCTTTGTGGAGGTGGGACACAGGATGGAG GACCATGTGTTTAGGATCGACCCCTCAAAGGTTGAGGACGGGAAAGGGAAGAGTCCATACGATCCTCGGCATAACGCTGCCTCTGTGCTCATCG GTGATGAGCTTTATGCAGGTGTAGCCACAGACTTAATGGGACGAGACTTCACCATCTTCAGAAGTCTGGGCAAGCGTCCCTCGATTCGCACCGAACAGCACGACTCACGCTGGCTCAATG AACCAAAGTTTGTCGGCTCCTTTTGGGTCCCTGAGAGTGAAAATCCAGATGACGacaagatatttttcttcttccgGGAGACAGCGGTTGAAGCTCAAGGTTTGGGAAAGGCCACTTACTCGCGCATTGGACAGTTATGCAGG aatgACATGGGTGGACAGAGAAGTCTGGTGAACAAATGGACAACGTTCCTCAAGACCCGTCTGATCTGCTCAGTGCCAGGAGCTGATGGCAGTGACACGTACTTTGACGAGCTGC GGGACGTGTTCTTGCTGCAGACAAGGGACAAAAAGAACCCTCTGGTCTATACTGTCTTCTCTACTTCCAG CAGTGTGTTTAAAGGCTCAGCTGTGTGTCTTTACTCCATGAATGACATCCGGAGGGCCTTCCTGGGGCCTTTTGCACACAAAGAGGGGCCTAACTACCAATGGGTCCCTTTCCAGGGAAAAGTGCCATATCCCCGCCCAGGAATG TGTCCCAGTAAGACATTCGGGagttttgaatccacaaaagGTTTCCCAGATGATGTGATCCAGTTTGCCCGTCACCACCCTCTGATGTACAACCCGGTGTACCCCATGAATCGACGGCCTGTGTTTGTTAGAACCAATGTGGAGTACAGCTTCACACAGATCGCTGTGGACAGAGTCAATGCTGCTGATGGACAGTATGACGTCATGTTCATCGGAACAG ACAAAGGGACAGTCCTGAAGGTGATCAGTGTCCCCAAGGAGAGCTGGAACAACATGGAAGAGCTTTTACTGGAAGAGCTGGAGGTCTtcaaa GATGCCTCATCTGTTATTAACATGCAGATCTCTTCCAAACGG CAACAGCTGTATGTCGGCTCGGACACAGGAATCGCCCAAGTCCCGCTTCACCGGTGCAGTGTTTACGGGAAGGCTTGCGCCGAGTGCTGCCTGGCCCGAGATCCATATTGCGCTTGGGACGGAACATCCTGTACTCGTTACCTACCGAATACAAAGAG ACGTTTTCGTCGACAGGATGTAAGGAACGGAGACCCCAACACCCTTTGCTCAGGAG ACCACCACAAGCATCGTGTTGCAGAGAAGAAGCTGTATGGAGTTGAGGGAAGCAGCACTTTCTTGGAGTGTATCCCCAAATCCCTTCAGGCCAGAGTCACCTGGACTTATCAGAAACAACCACAGAACCCACGAGAGGAG GTACATCTTGATGAACGTATCCTGCAGACAGACAGGGGCCTACTGATTCGTCGGGTTCTCAAGAGAGATGTCGGTGTCTACCAATGCCACGCTATGGAGCACGGATTCACCCAGACATTGCTGGGCATCACTTTAGATGTCGTACCATCGACATCTTCCTCTATCTCCAATCTTCCCTCCGACTCCCCTGTTCGATTAGATCCTCGTAGCGGAAGTGGTCCCTCACTGACCAATCAAAAGCTTTGGTATCGGGACTTCATGCAGCTGGTGGACCACCCTAACCTCAGCACTGTTGACCAAATTTGTGAGCAAGTTTGGGCACGGAAGCATGCTGGTGCCGACCAGGTGTCAAAGAGTTTTGAGTCTCCAAGGAAGGAGATCGTACCTTTGGGTCCTGCTGTCCGACCGGCCAATAAGAAGTGGAAGCATCTTCAGGAGATCCGAAAGGGGAGAAACCGCAGGACCCATGATGGGAAACTGAGCTCTCGGGCACCGCGAAGTGCTCAGGAGTAA
- the sema3b gene encoding semaphorin-3B isoform X1: MMTMMMMMMVTYSSLLVLGMAAAYSSSSSVTRASSSSSSSSSSSSAPTSSSSPRMKLSYKELQQYHGVRRFELERSCCFSAMLLDEERGRLFVGAKNFLLSLSLDNIAKQEHKIYWPAPVDWREECNWAGKDITSDCVNYVKIVHHYNRTHLYACGTGAFHPTCAFVEVGHRMEDHVFRIDPSKVEDGKGKSPYDPRHNAASVLIGDELYAGVATDLMGRDFTIFRSLGKRPSIRTEQHDSRWLNEPKFVGSFWVPESENPDDDKIFFFFRETAVEAQGLGKATYSRIGQLCRNDMGGQRSLVNKWTTFLKTRLICSVPGADGSDTYFDELRDVFLLQTRDKKNPLVYTVFSTSSSSVFKGSAVCLYSMNDIRRAFLGPFAHKEGPNYQWVPFQGKVPYPRPGMCPSKTFGSFESTKGFPDDVIQFARHHPLMYNPVYPMNRRPVFVRTNVEYSFTQIAVDRVNAADGQYDVMFIGTDKGTVLKVISVPKESWNNMEELLLEELEVFKDASSVINMQISSKRQQLYVGSDTGIAQVPLHRCSVYGKACAECCLARDPYCAWDGTSCTRYLPNTKRRFRRQDVRNGDPNTLCSGDHHKHRVAEKKLYGVEGSSTFLECIPKSLQARVTWTYQKQPQNPREEVHLDERILQTDRGLLIRRVLKRDVGVYQCHAMEHGFTQTLLGITLDVVPSTSSSISNLPSDSPVRLDPRSGSGPSLTNQKLWYRDFMQLVDHPNLSTVDQICEQVWARKHAGADQVSKSFESPRKEIVPLGPAVRPANKKWKHLQEIRKGRNRRTHDGKLSSRAPRSAQE; encoded by the exons ATGATGaccatgatgatgatgatgatggtcaCCTACAGCTCCCTTTTGGTGCTCGGGATGGCTGCTGCTTACTCTTCTTCCAGCTCAGTAACCCGTgcttcatcttcatcctcctcctcatcttcctcatcctccgctcccacctcctcctcctcaccacgCATGAAACTTTCATACAAAG aattgcAACAGTACCACGGCGTGCGGCGATTTGAGCTGGAGCGTTCCTGCTGTTTCAGCGCCATGCTGCTGGACGAAGAGAGGGGCAGACTGTTTGTAGGGGCCAAAAACTTCTTGCTGTCACTCTCACTGGACAACATTGCCAAACAAGAACATAAG ATCTATTGGCCAGCTCCTGTTGACTGGAGAGAGGAGTGTAATTGGGCTGGCAAGGACATTACT TCTGACTGTGTGAACTATGTGAAGATTGTGCACCACTACAACCGAACCCATCTGTACGCCTGTGGCACCGGAGCTTTCCACCCTACCTGTGCCTTTGTGGAGGTGGGACACAGGATGGAG GACCATGTGTTTAGGATCGACCCCTCAAAGGTTGAGGACGGGAAAGGGAAGAGTCCATACGATCCTCGGCATAACGCTGCCTCTGTGCTCATCG GTGATGAGCTTTATGCAGGTGTAGCCACAGACTTAATGGGACGAGACTTCACCATCTTCAGAAGTCTGGGCAAGCGTCCCTCGATTCGCACCGAACAGCACGACTCACGCTGGCTCAATG AACCAAAGTTTGTCGGCTCCTTTTGGGTCCCTGAGAGTGAAAATCCAGATGACGacaagatatttttcttcttccgGGAGACAGCGGTTGAAGCTCAAGGTTTGGGAAAGGCCACTTACTCGCGCATTGGACAGTTATGCAGG aatgACATGGGTGGACAGAGAAGTCTGGTGAACAAATGGACAACGTTCCTCAAGACCCGTCTGATCTGCTCAGTGCCAGGAGCTGATGGCAGTGACACGTACTTTGACGAGCTGC GGGACGTGTTCTTGCTGCAGACAAGGGACAAAAAGAACCCTCTGGTCTATACTGTCTTCTCTACTTCCAG CAGCAGTGTGTTTAAAGGCTCAGCTGTGTGTCTTTACTCCATGAATGACATCCGGAGGGCCTTCCTGGGGCCTTTTGCACACAAAGAGGGGCCTAACTACCAATGGGTCCCTTTCCAGGGAAAAGTGCCATATCCCCGCCCAGGAATG TGTCCCAGTAAGACATTCGGGagttttgaatccacaaaagGTTTCCCAGATGATGTGATCCAGTTTGCCCGTCACCACCCTCTGATGTACAACCCGGTGTACCCCATGAATCGACGGCCTGTGTTTGTTAGAACCAATGTGGAGTACAGCTTCACACAGATCGCTGTGGACAGAGTCAATGCTGCTGATGGACAGTATGACGTCATGTTCATCGGAACAG ACAAAGGGACAGTCCTGAAGGTGATCAGTGTCCCCAAGGAGAGCTGGAACAACATGGAAGAGCTTTTACTGGAAGAGCTGGAGGTCTtcaaa GATGCCTCATCTGTTATTAACATGCAGATCTCTTCCAAACGG CAACAGCTGTATGTCGGCTCGGACACAGGAATCGCCCAAGTCCCGCTTCACCGGTGCAGTGTTTACGGGAAGGCTTGCGCCGAGTGCTGCCTGGCCCGAGATCCATATTGCGCTTGGGACGGAACATCCTGTACTCGTTACCTACCGAATACAAAGAG ACGTTTTCGTCGACAGGATGTAAGGAACGGAGACCCCAACACCCTTTGCTCAGGAG ACCACCACAAGCATCGTGTTGCAGAGAAGAAGCTGTATGGAGTTGAGGGAAGCAGCACTTTCTTGGAGTGTATCCCCAAATCCCTTCAGGCCAGAGTCACCTGGACTTATCAGAAACAACCACAGAACCCACGAGAGGAG GTACATCTTGATGAACGTATCCTGCAGACAGACAGGGGCCTACTGATTCGTCGGGTTCTCAAGAGAGATGTCGGTGTCTACCAATGCCACGCTATGGAGCACGGATTCACCCAGACATTGCTGGGCATCACTTTAGATGTCGTACCATCGACATCTTCCTCTATCTCCAATCTTCCCTCCGACTCCCCTGTTCGATTAGATCCTCGTAGCGGAAGTGGTCCCTCACTGACCAATCAAAAGCTTTGGTATCGGGACTTCATGCAGCTGGTGGACCACCCTAACCTCAGCACTGTTGACCAAATTTGTGAGCAAGTTTGGGCACGGAAGCATGCTGGTGCCGACCAGGTGTCAAAGAGTTTTGAGTCTCCAAGGAAGGAGATCGTACCTTTGGGTCCTGCTGTCCGACCGGCCAATAAGAAGTGGAAGCATCTTCAGGAGATCCGAAAGGGGAGAAACCGCAGGACCCATGATGGGAAACTGAGCTCTCGGGCACCGCGAAGTGCTCAGGAGTAA